One Hippoglossus stenolepis isolate QCI-W04-F060 chromosome 9, HSTE1.2, whole genome shotgun sequence genomic region harbors:
- the gas1a gene encoding growth arrest-specific protein 1a, whose amino-acid sequence MATPGALLAQRVCRSASTLGCVLLFLGYFSVASPSHGRRLICWQAIMNCQAEPECNYAYEHYTRACGPVLLGERKKCPSHCISSLVQLNLTRNGPALEDCSCAHDVVCTSTKRAIEPCLPRTTSTGCTEARRQCERDQQCSSAMHDYLNHCGKLFSGAVCTNACRNVIANMRKIPKGQQLDTCMCDGTERAICEFVKSSMKALCFDSLERVEASGYDGLDQEYDDDLGDPDYPEELERRGAAAPPAHGSVVTLLATILALLPLV is encoded by the coding sequence ATGGCAACCCCTGGCGCATTGTTGGCACAGCGCGTCTGCAGGTCCGCGTCCACCCTGGGCTGCGTGCTGCTGTTTCTGGGCTACTTCTCCGTGGCCTCGCCGTCCCACGGCCGGCGGCTGATCTGCTGGCAAGCCATCATGAACTGCCAAGCCGAGCCCGAGTGCAATTACGCGTACGAGCACTACACGCGCGCCTGTGGCCCCGTGCTGTTGGGCGAGAGGAAGAAGTGTCCCAGCCACTGCATCTCCTCGCTGGTCCAGCTCAACCTCACCCGGAACGGCCCGGCGCTGGAGGACTGCAGCTGCGCGCACGACGTGGTGTGTACGAGCACCAAGCGGGCCATCGAGCCGTGCCTGCCCAGGACGACCAGCACCGGCTGCACGGAGGCGCGGCGCCAGTGCGAGCGGGACCAGCAGTGCAGCTCCGCCATGCACGACTACTTGAACCACTGCGGGAAACTTTTCAGCGGCGCCGTGTGCACGAACGCATGCCGGAACGTGATCGCGAACATGCGTAAAATACCCAAGGGTCAGCAGCTGGACACTTGCATGTGCGACGGCACGGAGCGGGCCATCTGCGAGTTCGTGAAGAGCAGCATGAAGGCGCTGTGCTTCGACTCGCTGGAGAGGGTCGAGGCCAGCGGCTACGACGGCTTGGACCAGGAGTACGACGACGACCTTGGGGATCCGGACTATccggaggagctggagagacgAGGAGCCGCTGCTCCGCCGGCGCACGGCTCTGTTGTGACCCTGCTGGCAACCATTTTGGCTCTGCTGCCCCTCGTTTGA